From the genome of Mesorhizobium sp. INR15, one region includes:
- a CDS encoding MBL fold metallo-hydrolase: protein MALHPTTRMRFHGVAAYEILTRDGLRILCDPFLDQNPGAATKSTDFDHVDLVIVSHAAFDHLGDTDKIAAKYGCPIVCGGEVKAWLMDRGIPANQIRATTWGIRVKVAGIEIQPLECHHWSQIRLKDNSFISGVPMAFIVYADDNLRFYHYGDTAIFSDLKLQAELYKPNVGCIGIANPQEILHLNPMPGEMLTGEMSPYEGVLATQWLGLETVLPCHYIKLDGDKDVAEYMKHHREAKARGEAIADPYLLRAGDWIEFDRDGKVVRPAKAA from the coding sequence ATGGCTCTTCATCCCACCACCCGCATGCGCTTCCACGGCGTCGCCGCCTACGAAATCTTGACGCGGGACGGATTGCGCATCCTGTGCGATCCGTTTCTGGACCAGAATCCCGGCGCGGCAACAAAATCGACCGACTTCGATCATGTCGATCTGGTCATCGTCAGCCATGCGGCCTTCGACCATCTCGGCGATACCGACAAGATCGCCGCGAAATATGGCTGTCCAATCGTTTGCGGAGGCGAGGTGAAGGCGTGGCTGATGGACCGTGGCATCCCGGCCAACCAGATCCGCGCCACGACCTGGGGCATTAGGGTCAAGGTGGCCGGCATCGAGATTCAGCCGCTCGAATGCCATCACTGGTCGCAGATCAGGCTGAAGGACAATTCCTTCATTTCCGGCGTGCCGATGGCCTTCATCGTCTATGCCGACGACAATCTGCGCTTTTACCACTACGGCGACACGGCCATCTTTTCCGACCTCAAGCTTCAGGCAGAACTTTACAAGCCGAATGTCGGCTGTATCGGAATCGCCAATCCGCAAGAGATTCTTCACCTGAACCCAATGCCGGGCGAGATGCTGACCGGCGAGATGAGCCCTTATGAAGGCGTTCTCGCAACGCAATGGCTTGGCCTGGAGACAGTGCTGCCGTGCCACTACATCAAACTCGATGGTGACAAGGACGTCGCCGAATATATGAAGCATCACCGGGAGGCCAAGGCGCGCGGCGAAGCGATCGCCGATCCCTATCTGCTGCGTGCCGGAGACTGGATCGAGTTCGATCGCGACGGCAAGGTCGTGCGACCGGCCAAGGCGGCTTGA
- a CDS encoding ABC transporter permease, whose amino-acid sequence MTMRITQPMAENAERRRENLFVRVVRRLADSRELTLFVLVIALALAMSIVYPNNFPTASNMRAVLLNLAPVGILVCGMMLLMIGGTFDLSVGSTLAFSGVWAAVVAGWWGWPAEVAIVVGILVGALCGLVNGLIVTRIGINALIATLGTLTIYRSLTYVTAGTGVTPITDAFAAYGRAADPLLRIQSPFWAMLVLVLIGGWLVARTRFFRQYYFIGGNPRAAQLSGIRVDRLILIGFVIMGALAGLAGVLGAARLNSAVVNAGVGIELKVITATVLGGASLKGGEGTILGGILGVLFIALIENAMIINAIGVFWQGLVVGLVLLFAVSLDRFKTSGRA is encoded by the coding sequence ATGACGATGCGGATCACGCAACCGATGGCGGAGAATGCCGAACGCCGACGCGAAAATCTTTTCGTGCGTGTTGTGCGGCGCCTAGCCGATTCCAGGGAATTGACGCTCTTCGTGCTCGTCATCGCGCTCGCGCTAGCGATGAGCATCGTCTACCCGAACAACTTCCCCACCGCATCCAACATGCGGGCCGTGCTTCTCAACCTGGCTCCTGTCGGGATCCTTGTCTGCGGCATGATGCTATTGATGATCGGCGGCACATTCGACCTGTCCGTCGGCTCGACCCTGGCCTTCTCCGGGGTCTGGGCCGCTGTCGTGGCAGGATGGTGGGGCTGGCCGGCCGAAGTCGCGATTGTGGTCGGGATTCTGGTTGGCGCTCTGTGCGGCCTGGTCAATGGGCTGATCGTCACGCGCATCGGTATCAATGCGCTGATAGCCACGCTCGGCACCCTAACCATCTATCGCAGTCTGACCTATGTCACCGCCGGCACCGGTGTCACACCGATTACCGACGCCTTCGCCGCTTATGGGCGGGCAGCGGATCCGCTGCTGCGCATCCAGTCGCCATTCTGGGCGATGCTGGTACTTGTGCTCATCGGTGGCTGGCTGGTCGCGCGCACGCGCTTCTTCCGGCAGTATTACTTCATTGGCGGCAATCCTCGCGCAGCTCAGCTCTCGGGCATTCGCGTCGACCGGCTCATCTTGATCGGCTTCGTCATCATGGGAGCGCTGGCAGGCTTGGCCGGCGTTCTGGGAGCGGCGCGCCTCAACAGCGCGGTCGTCAACGCCGGCGTTGGCATCGAGCTGAAGGTGATCACCGCCACGGTGCTTGGCGGCGCCAGCCTGAAAGGCGGCGAAGGCACGATCCTCGGTGGCATTCTCGGCGTGCTTTTTATCGCACTCATCGAGAACGCCATGATCATCAACGCGATCGGCGTGTTCTGGCAGGGACTGGTGGTGGGTCTGGTCCTGCTGTTTGCCGTCTCGCTCGATCGTTTCAAGACCAGCGGCCGCGCATGA
- a CDS encoding substrate-binding domain-containing protein produces the protein MKSTMRTILSGAALAATALLCTLPANAQESSFGPANAKETYYWISNKANLPLFVQYDYVGMKRIAEELGVKVIVAGPTDFDVPGFISAVDQVCAQKPNGVSVVGGWDPSLTESVKKCMEQGVPTVVDDGDLPASGRLAYIGTNWTQVGVAQAKKLMEMLPKGGKIASMSIINAGNMREAVAGFKAYVEANGGGKYTIVANEDDGGDAQKAAQVTAAILAANPDIAGLAGFDSESGAGIVTALREAGKKPGDIKVTAMEQTPDFFKSAKEGWVDAIVVQNRELFIYYAVKLLHDYNTNTLKSAGLSSKDGGRPIPDSLDTGVILITKDNVDKVLTALNVK, from the coding sequence ATGAAATCAACAATGAGAACGATACTCTCCGGCGCAGCCCTAGCTGCCACGGCATTGCTCTGCACTTTGCCTGCTAATGCGCAGGAATCATCCTTCGGGCCGGCCAACGCGAAAGAGACCTACTACTGGATTTCCAATAAGGCGAACCTGCCGCTGTTCGTGCAGTATGACTATGTCGGGATGAAGCGGATCGCCGAAGAGCTCGGTGTCAAGGTGATCGTTGCCGGACCGACAGATTTCGACGTGCCTGGCTTCATCTCTGCAGTCGATCAAGTCTGCGCGCAGAAGCCGAACGGCGTCTCCGTCGTCGGCGGCTGGGACCCGTCGCTGACGGAGTCAGTCAAGAAATGCATGGAGCAAGGCGTGCCAACCGTTGTCGATGACGGCGATCTGCCGGCCTCTGGCCGTCTCGCCTATATCGGCACCAACTGGACTCAGGTCGGCGTCGCGCAGGCCAAGAAGCTGATGGAAATGCTGCCCAAGGGCGGCAAAATAGCGTCGATGTCGATCATCAACGCCGGAAACATGCGTGAGGCCGTAGCAGGCTTCAAAGCCTATGTCGAAGCCAATGGCGGCGGCAAATACACCATCGTCGCCAATGAGGATGACGGCGGCGACGCGCAGAAAGCCGCGCAGGTCACGGCGGCGATTCTTGCGGCCAATCCCGACATCGCCGGTCTCGCCGGTTTCGATTCTGAATCCGGCGCCGGCATCGTCACGGCACTGCGTGAAGCCGGCAAGAAGCCCGGCGACATCAAGGTGACCGCGATGGAGCAGACGCCTGACTTCTTCAAATCCGCGAAGGAAGGCTGGGTCGACGCCATCGTGGTGCAAAACCGCGAGCTGTTCATCTACTACGCGGTCAAGTTGCTGCACGACTACAACACCAACACGCTGAAGTCGGCTGGCCTCTCGTCGAAGGATGGCGGCCGTCCGATCCCGGACTCTCTCGATACGGGCGTCATCCTGATCACCAAGGACAATGTCGACAAGGTATTGACGGCGCTAAACGTGAAATAG